The window GGCATAGTCCAGTTGGGCAAGACGAATTGGCATGTCCGCTCCACGGAGCTGTCGTACATCGTCGCCCCCTGGGCGCGCGGCGAGGGGTACGCCTCCGAGGCGGCGCTGGCCACCGCCCAATGGCTCTTCGGCGACCAGAAGTTCGAGCGCCTGGAGCTGCGCACCGCCGCGGACAACACCGCCTCGCAGCAGGTCGCGCAGAAGATCGGCTGCATCAGCGAGGGCGTCCTGCGCAACGCCTGTATAGCGCGCACCCGAACCGAGGACGGGAGCTGGGTCGCCCTGCGCACCGACTTCATCGTGTGGGGGCTGCTCCCCGAGGACATCGAGGGCATCGCCGAGCAGCTCGCCGACACCGGCGGCTTCACCTCGTACTCCGACTGGAACTGACTTCCCGGCCGCCCCGAAACCGACGCCGTGGCCGGACGGCCACCGCACGGCGGACGGCCGCGGACCCGCGCCCCCACTCCCGGAGGTCCCGAGGTACGCTCACGGGGCTCCGCATGCCTGCCTG is drawn from Streptomyces liliifuscus and contains these coding sequences:
- a CDS encoding GNAT family N-acetyltransferase; translation: MTNTFPDISLSTERLVLRPLEDDDVPALTEMMNDEQVVAWTAVPQPFTEDSARSWVNRYAPGERTSGRGLDLAVTEFLTQRLVGIVQLGKTNWHVRSTELSYIVAPWARGEGYASEAALATAQWLFGDQKFERLELRTAADNTASQQVAQKIGCISEGVLRNACIARTRTEDGSWVALRTDFIVWGLLPEDIEGIAEQLADTGGFTSYSDWN